Proteins from a genomic interval of Numenius arquata chromosome 18, bNumArq3.hap1.1, whole genome shotgun sequence:
- the RNFT1 gene encoding E3 ubiquitin-protein ligase RNFT1, protein MRRQNSKNLDQKKNPTMQPNCSHLHNIQGSGDDSSSSQSTHAARLSGESSCHHSGDVRIQLNSAVGEARDNTSSRHSRPGSQSRSQGRAHSEAAGLDDTAPDSEEHGGSSLSELRYLLPWLHKSLPYILILCVKLITQHIIGISLGIGLLTTYMYANKSIVNQVFLRERCSKLQCAWLLVYLTGSALLLYYTFHSQSLYYSLIFLNPTVDFMNFWEVLWIVGVTDFILKFLFMGFKCFILLVPSFMMSFKSKGYWYMLLEELCQYYRMFVPIPVWFRYLIGYGELDSVLGWTLGILLGLLYLILKLLSFFGQLRNFRQVLRIFCTRPHYGVPASKRECSESDDICSICQAEFQKPILLICQHTFCEECISLWFNREKTCPLCRTVISDHVNKWKDGATSMHLQIF, encoded by the exons GAGACAAAATAGCAAGAATCTGGACCAGAAGAAAAATCCCACCATGCAACCAAATTGCAGTCATCTCCACAACATCCAAGGGAGTGGTGATGACTCTTCATCTTCTCAGAGCACCCACGCAGCGAGGTTGTCGGGAGAGAGCTCGTGCCACCACAGCGGAGATGTTCGCATACAGCTAAACTCTGCTGTGGGAGAAGCCAGAGACAACACGAGTTCCCGGCATTCCAGGCCAGGTTCCCAAAGTCGCTCACAGGGACGTGCCCACAGCGAAGCAGCGGGGCTGGACGACACCGCTCCAGACTCTGAGGAACACGGCGGCAGCTCCCTCTCAGAGCTCAGATACCTGCTCCCGTGGCTGCACAAAAGTCTGCCGTATATCTTGATTCTGTGTGTCAAACTGATCACGCAGCACATAATTG GCATTTCTCTTGGAATTGGGCTGCTAACAACTTATATGTATGCAAACAAAAGCATAGTAAATCAGGTTTTTCTAAGA GAACGGTGCTCCAAGCTGCAATGTGCTTGGTTATTAGTGTACCTAACTGGATCGGCTCTCCTCCTGTATTACACCTTCCATTCTCAGTCACTGTATTACAG CTTAATCTTCTTAAACCCTACTGTGGATTTTATGAACTTCTGGGAGGTACTTTGGATTGTGGGAGTCACAGACTTTATTCTGAAATTCCTCTTCATGGGCTTCAAGTGCTTTATTCTCTTGGTGCCTTCTTTTATGATGTCCTTTAAATCCAAG GGCTACTGGTACATGCTGTTAGAAGAACTCTGCCAGTATTACCGTATGTTTGTCCCCATACCAGTTTGGTTCCGATATCTTATTGGCTATGGGGAGCTGGACAGTGTACTGGGATGGACCCTTGGGATATTGTTGGGCCTTCTCTACCTCATCCTAAAA cTCTTGAGCTTTTTTGGGCAACTGAGAAACTTCAGACAGGTCTTACGGATATTTTGTACACGACCA CACTACGGGGTGCCAGCGAGCAAGAGAGAGTGCTCCGAATCGGATGATATTTGTTCAATCTGCCAAGCTGAATTTCAGAAGCCTATTCTGCTTATCTGTCAG CACACATTTTGTGAAGAATGCATCTCTTTATGGTTTAATAGAGAAAAAACGTGTCCACTCTGCAGGACTGTTATTTCAGACCATGTTAACAAGTGGAAGGATGGAGCTACATCTATGCATCTACAGATTTTCTAA